The following DNA comes from Marichromatium purpuratum 984.
CGCCCAGACCGCCAGCACCAGATGAGCAGCGGCACGATCAATAGGTCTCGCATCAGTGCTGGCCACACCACCTGATACGGCGACGCGGTCTCGGCGCGAGCGCAGGGAATGGCGTCTTCGGCCACCGTTGCGACAATCACCAGATGGCCGATCTCAGCGCGCTGGATCCCGTCGATGGTCGTGATCGCAAAGTCCCACAGCGATTTGGCCAGAGCGCTCTCCAGGCGCTCGAGAGCGGCACCGATGTCATGTTGCTGACGCGCGGTCTCGATAGCCTTGGTCCACATCGTGAACACTCTGACCGAGCAGTCCCAACGAGACTGCCAGGATCGTTACCGCCTCCAGCCCACGTATCATCGTCATCACATCCTTATTCGGTGACGCTCGAATAGCGATAGCGACGGATCAGGAGTACGCCCCGGGGCGTTCGGCACATCACCGTCGACGCGCGATCACGGTGTCGAAGGCGCGACCGAGCGATCCAGCCAATGGTACGAAACGGTGAAAGAGGCGAGCGGACACAACACGCGCGACCAGAGCGACAGACAGCCGCTGCCGATGGCCATCACCCGTATCCAGACTATTCTCTAATAGATGCATCATGGCGAGGGGGCTGGATCGGCGGAGACGGATAGACACCGCTTGACAACGGCCGAGGCGACATGACTTACGACAAGATTCCTTGCGCATGCCGAGCAGCGAGCAGCGAGCAGACAGCCGCGCGCTTCACGCGGGAACAGCGAGGACGACCCGAACCCGGCCGGACGCGATGGCGCCCCCCAAGGGCCGCACGCATCACCACACACCCAATGTCGCGAACTCAACGACCAGGACACCGCCTCACGCCCGACACAGTCTCCACCGGCGGTCGAGGAGTCCGCACACGACCTTGTACCACCCATGGGGTCGCAGACTGAGACGTTGAGCCGCATGCTCCATAAGAATTCAATAAAATTCAAATTGATATTCGTGATCTCGGTGATCACGCTGCTGCTGATGTGCGTCCTCTTCTTTCTCCAGCTCTACAACTCATTCCGGCTCGAATCAGAAATCGAACGCAGCAGCCTCAGCACCCTGCAGGATCATATCGAGCAGGAGCACGCCGCGATGGTCGACAGGTTCGAGGAGGACATCGAGCACTATCTGCAGATGATGGCCCTCACCGTCGCCCACGAACTCTACAACCTCAACCTGCTCTCGCTCCAGGACAAGACCACCAAGCTCGTCCAACACCAGGCGCTGTGCTCGATCGCGGTGGTCGACAACCTCACCCACGAGGCGATCGCCAGCGCGCGGCGCCAGGAGGTGGGCGGCTGCATGCCGCGCACCTTGGAGATCGTCTACAACGACGAGTCGATCGGTCGGCTCGAGGTCGAATACACCCTGGCCCCGATCCAGCAACTCATCGAGGAGAAGCGACGCCAGTTGCACGAGACCCGCGCGCACCTGCACCAGGACATCGCCAGCGCCACCCGCGAGAGCATCATCGTCCAGACGCTGATCTATCTGTTCGTCACCCTGATCCTGGTTCGCCTGACCGCGCGTCAGATCAATCGCAACATCATCAACCCCATCTACGCTCTGATGGACGACATGCAGCGGATGCACAGCCAGGACCCGGTCGCGCTGCAACTCAGGAGCCGTCCTCACAGTAATGACGAACTCGGCAAGCTCAGCCGCTATTTCTACGACAACATCGCCGAGCTGATCTCTCAGCTCAACCAACGCGCCAACTACGACAATCTCACCCGCCTGCTCTCGCGCCAACGCCTGATCTACGATATCGAGCACGCCGCCAGCTTCAACCTCGCGATCCTCGACATCGACCGCTTCAAGGAGGTCAACAACTTTCTCGGCATGAACGCCGGCGACGACTTCCTGCGCTCGACCGCCACCCTGCTGCGCCAGTTCTTCGCTCACCAGCCCTACGCCATCTATCGACTCAACGGCGACGAGTTCGCCATCTTCGACAGTCGGGGCGATGAGGTGGAGGAGTTCGAGATGCACATCCAGGCCTTCGTCGAGCGCTTCGGCAACAGGGAGCAGACCGTCAAGGGCGAGACCATCACCGCTTCGATCAGCGCCGGCATCGCCAGCAGCCGCCACTCCAGCCCGATCGTCGCCGCCACCACCGCCCTCAAGTACGCCAAGCTCAAGCACACCAAGGTCGCCACCTTCCAGGAGGACCTGCCCATCCTCAAGGAGTACCAGCAGAACCTGAAGACCACCCGGGTCATTCGCAAGGCGATCACCCAGGACTGGATCACCCCTCACTTCCAGCCGATCCAGGATGTCCGTACCGGCCGAGTCTGCAAGTACGAGG
Coding sequences within:
- a CDS encoding EAL domain-containing protein, yielding MLHKNSIKFKLIFVISVITLLLMCVLFFLQLYNSFRLESEIERSSLSTLQDHIEQEHAAMVDRFEEDIEHYLQMMALTVAHELYNLNLLSLQDKTTKLVQHQALCSIAVVDNLTHEAIASARRQEVGGCMPRTLEIVYNDESIGRLEVEYTLAPIQQLIEEKRRQLHETRAHLHQDIASATRESIIVQTLIYLFVTLILVRLTARQINRNIINPIYALMDDMQRMHSQDPVALQLRSRPHSNDELGKLSRYFYDNIAELISQLNQRANYDNLTRLLSRQRLIYDIEHAASFNLAILDIDRFKEVNNFLGMNAGDDFLRSTATLLRQFFAHQPYAIYRLNGDEFAIFDSRGDEVEEFEMHIQAFVERFGNREQTVKGETITASISAGIASSRHSSPIVAATTALKYAKLKHTKVATFQEDLPILKEYQQNLKTTRVIRKAITQDWITPHFQPIQDVRTGRVCKYEALMRISDAEGTLYLPAEFLAVSKRSGNYKELSASMIRKSVACFSATELALSINLAIEDIEESDILDTLATLQRQYNVMDRLIFEITEQEGFSSPERIKAFIDQVKRLGARVAIDDFGSGYSNFETLIHLDIDFLKIDGSLIKNILTDPHAEVIVETIVDFARRLGIKTIAEFVSDEAIYRKIASLGVDFAQGYYIGKPAPLINHRINSLDRRT